The Microcystis aeruginosa NIES-843 sequence CTATCTCTTGGGAAAATTACTGCCGGGATAAATTACTTTTTTATCGACTTTAATCCAATGGAGACTCTCTAAACGACTTCTAAGATTAGTAATAGTTACTCCCAACTCGTCGGCGATCGCATACAGAGGTCCCCATTTCGTCAAGTCACGTCCCTTGATGGCTTTCTCTAACTCACTCATCGGCATTAGTAAACAACTGGCAAAATATTGGGCTTGCCATTCAATTCTTTGGCTAGAATCAACTGTCCGACACAGAAAAGGTTGAATTGTCTCTAGGGAATCTCCCTGATTGATTCGATCCAAAAAGTTAGAGACAGCTGTTTGATTAATATGGAGTACAAAATGACCAATTTCATGGGCTAAACTCGAATTTTTAAAACCTTCTTTTGCTAGGGATGAATTTTGGGAATCTTTTAAGAATTTTACATCTTCATTAAGAATAATTTTCTTTTCTGTGGGAATAATCATTGCGGCGATTTCTCCCTCTTTATCTGGCTTTATATCCGTCCATTCAATAGCCAAATCAAAATAATCGGCCGCTGCTTCCGCAATATCGCAATTTTTTAAGGGACGACGACGATGAGCTTTTACTTTCTTAAGAATATTGTCTGCCTGAGCTTCAATCACTGTTTTGGGAATAAAACTATAGGGTTTAATAATATCCAAGATATTTACTCCTGCTCATCTAATTTTGTCGCCTCAGAAATAATTTTTTTGGCAAAATTGGGATTGTCTTTCATGCGACGCAATAAAATCGGCATTTGTTGGTATTTTTGAACTAATTCTTTGAAGACTTTTTGATCATCTGAACTCAGTCGTCCCGCCAATTCCCCTAAGGTTTGAGCATTTAATTTTAAATGAGTCGCTAAGGACTCAATAACTTGCTGACTAGGAGGATAACCCGCATGATCATTTTCTAGCTTCGATAGATAGGTATAGTCCACCCCAATCAACTTAGCTAGTTCTCTCTGACTATATTCTTCCTCTCGACGAGCTTTGCGGATAACCTGTCCAAATGTTTCTGACACTGCTTTTCTCTCAATCGCTCAAAAAAAATTATATCAAGGGTTGACTATTTCAGTCAACATACGCTAGAGTTAGTTCATTGGCGTTGATTATTTTAGTCAACACAATAGCAAACACTGCCGTATCATCCTAGCATTTTCCTGACTGAGGGGAAAAATCGTGTCCTGCCAGTTTCCCAAAAAGCCTTGGTATCCTCCGATGAGCTATAGTCTTTGGCGATCGCTTAAACCAGCGATTGGCTATGAGAATTGGCATTGTCAGACAAAACGGGGGTTTGAAAAAGCGCGAAACAAAGAACCAGAAGTTCAAAGATTACTATCGCAAGATAATCAACCGCAAAAAATTGGTAAGTTGGCACAACGAGGAGTTTTTGAGTTTCATCAAGAGCCAGGGAGATTATCGAGTCCTGATGGGGTGGAACAAGTCGCAGAAATCCTGCAATTAAATCAAGAATCGCCAGAAATTCAAGCCAGGGTTTTAGTAATTTTAAACAATTACTATCAACAACCAATTTTATTGAATAAACAGATTATTGATTTACCTAGAGGTGATGAAGGTTATCCAGAACCTATTGTTATCGAGCAAGGTAACTATCGGTTTAATTTGTCCGCTGCCTTTGATTGTATTTTTAGAGAAGCTGATGACACTATACATATTTTAGATTTGAAAACTGGTCAATCTAATTTTGATCGTCGTCAGGCTCATGTTTATTTACTGGCGGCTAGTTACCGTTATCCTCAGGAAAAAATTGTCGCTTCTTTTTACAATTTAGAAACCCAAACAAGCTCAGAAAATATCTCCCTGTCTTCCGAGGCAATAGAAGCAGTTAAAATCGAACTAGCTTTCCTGTCCAAAAAACATCAACAACAACTAAAAAAATATAAAAATCACCCCGAAGATTTTTATCATATTTTCCCGCCCCAAAGTGGCTATGCCTGTCGTTATTGTCCTTTTACATCGATTTGTGATTCTGCAAATAAGGAAGTTTAGATCATGAATTACACAGCAGCTAACACAGCCAACTCTCCAATATTTTTGAGTGAAATTAGTTCCTTAACTCTCAAGAATAGTTGTTTAAATTGTTTTCAGCTTAATCATCAAGTTACTAGGAAAATAGGTAATCGTTTTAGTTGGCAATTCAGTCGGAAGTTTCCCGATGTGGTGGTTATTTTTGAAGATAATTGTTTTTGGGTATTAGCTAAAGATGAAAAATCTATTCCTTCTCTACAACAGTGGAAAGAAGCTTTATCAGATATTCAAGAGGTTTTACGAGAAGATATTGGCGATCACTATTATTCTATTCATTGGCTAAAAGACTTTCAGATAACAGCTTTAGTTACAGCACAATTAGCAGTTAGAATTCTAAAAATATTTGGTAAATTTTCCGATCCAATAGTTTTTCCCAAAGATAGTCAGATAAGTGAAAACCAAGTACAGGTAAGGAGAGAAGTTAACTTTTGGGCAGAAATCATCAATGACACCGATCCGGCTATTTGTTTAACTGTTGACAGTAGTATTGTCTATAGTGGAGATTTAGAACAATTTTATGAAAATCACCCCTATAGACAAGATGCTGTTAAATTATTAGTAGGTTTAAAGGTTAAAGATAGAGAAACCAATGGGACAGCTAAAATTATTAGAATAGCGGGTAGAATTGGGGAAAGAAGAGAGGATTTATTAACAAAAGCCACAGGTTCAATTAGTCGAAGAAAATTAGAAGAAGCTCATCTGGGGCAACCAGTGGTAGCGGTACAATTTGGCAAAAATCCTCAGGAGTATATTTATCCATTAGCAGCTTTAAAACCCTGGGTGACAGATGAGGATGAGAGTTTATTTCAAGTCAATTACGGAAACTTATTAAAAGCAACAAAAATCTTTTATGCTGAACGACAAGAACTATTAAAGTTATATAAACAGGAGGCACAAAAGGCTTTAAATAACTTTGGGTTTCAGTTAAGAGAAAAAAGTATTAACAGCCAAGAATACCCCGAATTATTTTGGACTCCTTCTATTTCTATTGAGCAAACTCCTATCTTATTTGGTCAAGGAGAAAGGGGAGAAAAAAGAGAAATTATCAAAGGATTATCGAAGGGGGGTGTATATAAACGTCATCGAGAATATGTCGATCCTGCTCGTAAGATTCGTTTAGCTATTCTGAAACCAGCTAATTTGAAAGTGGGAGATTTTAGAGAACAATTAGAAAAGCGATTAAAACTTTATAAATTTGAGACTATTTTGCCACCAGAGAATCAAATAAATTTCTCTGTTGAAGGTTTAGGATTTGAAAAAAGAGCTAGACTGGAAGAAGCAGTTGATCGATTAATTGGAGTAGAAATTCCTGTAGATATTGCTTTAGTCTTTCTTCCTCAAGAGGATCGCAATGCTGATAATACTGAAGAAGGGAGTTTATATTCGTGGATTAAAAGAAAGTTTCTGGGTCGTGGAGTTATAACTCAAATGATTTATGAGAAGACTTTAAATGATAAGAGCAACTATAAGAATATTCTCAATCAAGTTGTCCCAGGGATCCTGGCCAAATTAGGAAATTTACCCTATGTCCTTGCTGAACCTCTAGAAATTGCCGATTATTTTATTGGTTTAGATGTGGGAAGGATGCCTAAAAAAAATCTTCCGGGGAGTCTCAATGTTTGTGCAAGTGTGCGACTATATGGAAAACAGGGAGAATTTGTTCGCTGTCGGGTAGAAGATAGTTTAACCGAGGGAGAAGAAATTCCTCAACGGATTCTGGAAAATTGTTTACCGCAAGCTGAACTAAAAAATCAGACAGTTCTCATTTACAGAGATGGTAAATTTCAAGGAAAGGAGGTTGAAAATTTACTGGCAAGAGCTAGAGCAATTAATGCTAAATTTATTCTCGTAGAATGTTATAAGACTGGCATTCCTAGACTTTATAATCTTCAGCAAAAACAGATAAATGCTCCCTCCAAAGGATTAGCTTTAGCTTTATCAAATCGGGAAGTTATCCTGATAACGTCCCAAGTTTCTGAACAAATTGGTGTTCCTCGTCCCTTGCGCTTAAAAGTTCATGAATTAGGAGAACAAAGAAACTTAAAACAGTTAGTTGACACTACGTTAAAATTAACTTTACTTCACTATGGTTCTCTCAAAGACCCCCGTTTACCTATCCCTTTGTATGGAGCGGACATTATTGCTTATCGACGCTTACAAGGAATTTATCCTAGTTTATTAGAAGATGATTGTCAATTCTGGCTTTAGAGAGAAAAATTATGTATAATTCCCCTAGCAATCTACACCATCTAGAAAAATTAGTCAGTGATTTAGTTACCCAAATTAGTTTACTGACGGCAGAAAATCGAGCCATTAAAGAAAGATTAGCTTATCTTGAATGGGACTTGCACCGAGAAAATGGTTGTTTACAAGCCGAAAATTTATCTCTACGTCAAATGGTTGACTACTGCTCCGAAGAATATAATTCTCTTGAGGATTCTCTAAGATAATTACTATAGCAGTTACTAGGAATTGCATAGCTGGTTTTTTTTGGGGAGCAAGCTTTAGATTTTTTTCTTATTTCTTTGAGCGAAAAATGTCTATCATCAAAGGCGATATTATCCCGCCAATTTATGTTACCAGCGATCGGTCAAAATCATCCCCAATCTGGTAATTATGCCCCCCTAGATAGCCATCTCTGGGCCGATGCCACCTATCCCCTCGGGGCGCATTATCGGGGCGATAGTGTCACCTTTGCCGTCTATTCTAGAAATGCCAGTCAGATTCTTCTGGAAATCTACGATCGCCCGACGGGAGAAAACGCTAAGTATGATTACTGGTTGACAAAAAACCCAAATGATGATATATGGCGGGCAAAAATCGCTGGTATTGCCCACGGCAGCTACTACGCTTTTCGCTGTTGGGGTCCCAATTGGCAATTTGATCAAAAATGGCAAAGAGGCCACAGTAACGCCGGTTTTCGGGCAGATGTGGACGATTTCGGCCATCGTTTTAACCCCAATAAAGTCCTCTTCGATCCCTACGCGCGAGAACTTTCCCAGGACATTGAAACCCCGGCCATGGTCGCGGCGGGAGAAAATGTTGGAATCTATGCCACAGGAGGGGGGGACTACAAAGGAGTGATCCAGCGGCAATACGATACGGGCAAATGGTCGCCCAAAGGCATTGTGATCGCTCCGGATGGGACTTCTACCGGGATTCGTCCCCGTCTGGGTGCCGAAAAAGCGATCATTTATGAGGCCCATGTACGCGGTTTAAGCAATCACCCCTCCGCTAGTCGTTTAGAAGATATTCTCAAGGGAATTAGGGGTTTTGAGGAAGTGGCCAACGTTCCCGACCGGTACAGGGGAACTTATGCGGG is a genomic window containing:
- a CDS encoding ImmA/IrrE family metallo-endopeptidase; this translates as MDIIKPYSFIPKTVIEAQADNILKKVKAHRRRPLKNCDIAEAAADYFDLAIEWTDIKPDKEGEIAAMIIPTEKKIILNEDVKFLKDSQNSSLAKEGFKNSSLAHEIGHFVLHINQTAVSNFLDRINQGDSLETIQPFLCRTVDSSQRIEWQAQYFASCLLMPMSELEKAIKGRDLTKWGPLYAIADELGVTITNLRSRLESLHWIKVDKKVIYPGSNFPKR
- a CDS encoding helix-turn-helix domain-containing protein; the protein is MSETFGQVIRKARREEEYSQRELAKLIGVDYTYLSKLENDHAGYPPSQQVIESLATHLKLNAQTLGELAGRLSSDDQKVFKELVQKYQQMPILLRRMKDNPNFAKKIISEATKLDEQE
- a CDS encoding PD-(D/E)XK nuclease family protein yields the protein MSYSLWRSLKPAIGYENWHCQTKRGFEKARNKEPEVQRLLSQDNQPQKIGKLAQRGVFEFHQEPGRLSSPDGVEQVAEILQLNQESPEIQARVLVILNNYYQQPILLNKQIIDLPRGDEGYPEPIVIEQGNYRFNLSAAFDCIFREADDTIHILDLKTGQSNFDRRQAHVYLLAASYRYPQEKIVASFYNLETQTSSENISLSSEAIEAVKIELAFLSKKHQQQLKKYKNHPEDFYHIFPPQSGYACRYCPFTSICDSANKEV
- a CDS encoding Piwi domain-containing protein, encoding MNYTAANTANSPIFLSEISSLTLKNSCLNCFQLNHQVTRKIGNRFSWQFSRKFPDVVVIFEDNCFWVLAKDEKSIPSLQQWKEALSDIQEVLREDIGDHYYSIHWLKDFQITALVTAQLAVRILKIFGKFSDPIVFPKDSQISENQVQVRREVNFWAEIINDTDPAICLTVDSSIVYSGDLEQFYENHPYRQDAVKLLVGLKVKDRETNGTAKIIRIAGRIGERREDLLTKATGSISRRKLEEAHLGQPVVAVQFGKNPQEYIYPLAALKPWVTDEDESLFQVNYGNLLKATKIFYAERQELLKLYKQEAQKALNNFGFQLREKSINSQEYPELFWTPSISIEQTPILFGQGERGEKREIIKGLSKGGVYKRHREYVDPARKIRLAILKPANLKVGDFREQLEKRLKLYKFETILPPENQINFSVEGLGFEKRARLEEAVDRLIGVEIPVDIALVFLPQEDRNADNTEEGSLYSWIKRKFLGRGVITQMIYEKTLNDKSNYKNILNQVVPGILAKLGNLPYVLAEPLEIADYFIGLDVGRMPKKNLPGSLNVCASVRLYGKQGEFVRCRVEDSLTEGEEIPQRILENCLPQAELKNQTVLIYRDGKFQGKEVENLLARARAINAKFILVECYKTGIPRLYNLQQKQINAPSKGLALALSNREVILITSQVSEQIGVPRPLRLKVHELGEQRNLKQLVDTTLKLTLLHYGSLKDPRLPIPLYGADIIAYRRLQGIYPSLLEDDCQFWL